The Macaca fascicularis isolate 582-1 chromosome 11, T2T-MFA8v1.1 genome includes a region encoding these proteins:
- the ZNF384 gene encoding zinc finger protein 384 isoform X11 produces MCSLTFYSKSEMQIHSKSHTETKPHKCPHCSKTFANSSYLAQHIRIHSGAKPYSCNFCEKSFRQLSHLQQHTRIHSKMHTETIKPHKCPHCSKTFANTSYLAQHLRIHSGAKPYNCSYCQKAFRQLSHLQQHTRIHTGDRPYKCAHPGCEKAFTQLSNLQSHRRQHNKDKPFKCHNCHRAYTDAASLEVHLSTHTVKHAKVYTCTICSRAYTSETYLMKHMRKHNPPDLQQQVQAAAAAAAVAQAQAQAQAQAQAQAQAQAQAQAQAQAQAQASQASQQQQQQQQQPPPHFQSPGAAPQGGGGGDSNPNPPPQCSFDLTPYKTAEHHKDICLTVTTSTIQVEHLASS; encoded by the exons ATGTGCTCACTGACATTCTACTCCAAGTCGGAGATGCAGATCCACTCCAAGTCACACACCGAGACCAAGCCCCACAAGTGCCCACATTGCTCCAAGACCTTCGCCAACAGCTCCTACCTGGCCCAGCACATCCGTATACACTCAGGGGCTAAGCCCTACAGTTGTAACTTCTGTGAGAAATCCTTCCGCCAGCTCTCCCACCTTCAGCAGCACACCCG GATCCACTCCAAGATGCACACGGAGACCATCAAGCCCCACAAGTGCCCGCACTGCTCCAAGACCTTCGCCAACACCTCCTACCTGGCCCAGCACCTCCGTATCCACTCGGGGGCCAAGCCCTACAACTGTTCCTACTGCCAGAAGGCCTTCCGCCAGCTCTCCCACCTCCAGCAGCACACACG AATCCACACTGGTGATAGACCATACAAATGTGCACACCCAGGCTGTGAGAAAGCCTTCACACAACTCTCCAATCTGCAG TCCCACAGACGGCAACACAACAAAGATAAACCCTTCAAGTGCCACAACTGTCATCGGGCGTACACGGATGCAGCCTCACTGGAGGTGCACCTGTCTACGCACACAGTGAAGCATGCCAAGGTGTACACCTGCACCATCTGCAGTCGGGCATACACATCA GAAACATACCTTATGAAACATATGCGCAAACACAACCCTCCTGATCTTCAGCAACAAGTGCaggcagcagcggcggcggcagcagtGGCCCAGGCCCAGGCGCAGGCCCAGGCTCAAGCTCAAGCGCAAGCCCAGGCTCAGGCTCAGgctcaggcccaggcccaggcccaggcccaggcctccCAGGcatcacagcagcagcagcagcagcagcaacagccaCCACCACACTTCCAGTCTCCTGGGGCAGCCCcccagggtgggggtggtggggacagCAACCCCAACCCTCCACCCCAGTGTTCCTTTGACCTGACCCCCTATAAGACGGCGGAGCATCATAAGGACATCTGCCTCACTGTCACCACCAGCACCATCCAGGTGGAGCACCTGGCCAGCTCTTAG
- the ZNF384 gene encoding zinc finger protein 384 isoform X6 produces the protein MEESHFNSNPYFWPSIPTVSGQIENTMFINKMKDQLLPEKGCGLAPPHYPTLLTVPASVSLPSGISMDTESKSDQLTPHSQASVTQNITVVPVPSTGLMTAGPGLVITSPSGSLVTTASSAQTFPISAPMIVSALPPGSQALQVVPDLSKKVASTLTEEGGGGGGGGGSVAPKPPRGRKKKRMLESGLPEMNDPYVLSPEDDDDHQKDGKTYRSEGNCGTGNGQSLGLMDSVPGSTTNLLCDPGCRMCSLTFYSKSEMQIHSKSHTETKPHKCPHCSKTFANSSYLAQHIRIHSGAKPYSCNFCEKSFRQLSHLQQHTRIHTGDRPYKCAHPGCEKAFTQLSNLQSHRRQHNKDKPFKCHNCHRAYTDAASLEVHLSTHTVKHAKVYTCTICSRAYTSETYLMKHMRKHNPPDLQQQVQAAAAAAAVAQAQAQAQAQAQAQAQAQAQAQAQAQAQAQASQASQQQQQQQQQPPPHFQSPGAAPQGGGGGDSNPNPPPQCSFDLTPYKTAEHHKDICLTVTTSTIQVEHLASS, from the exons ATGGAAGAATCTCACTTCAATTCTAACCCATACTTCTGGCCTTCTATCCCCACAGTCTCAGGTCAG aTTGAGAACACAATGTTCATCAACAAGATGAAGGATCAGCTGTTGCCAGAGAAGGGCTGTGGTCTGGCTCCACCTCACTACCCCACCTTGCTGACAGtgcctgcctcagtgtccctgcCCTCGGGCATCAGTATGGACACAGAGTCCAAGTCAGACCAGCTGACCCCACACAGCCAAGCATCCGTTACCCAGAATATCACGGTGGTCCCTGTGCCGTCTACAGGACTGATGACTGCTG GTCCGGGTTTGGTAATCACGTCCCCCTCAGGCTCTCTTGTGACCACAGCATCATCAGCTCAGACCTTCCCCATTTCGGCTCCCATGATTGTCTCAGCTCTTCCCCCTGGCTCACAAGCCCTGCAGGTTGTCCCTGACCTCTCCAAGAAGGTAGCATCGACCCTAACCGaggaaggaggtggaggtggtggtggaggtggcagtgtgGCTCCTAAGCCGCCCCGGGGCCGGAAGAAGAAGCGGATGCTGGAATCAGGGCTGCCTGAGATGAACGACCCTTATGTCCTCTCCCCTGAGGATGATGATGACCATCAGAAAGACGGCAAGACCTACAG GAGCGAAGGGAACTGCGGCACAGGAAATGGACAGAGCCTTGGGCTCATGGATTCAGTTCCCGGCTCCACCACGaatttgctgtgtgaccctgg GTGCCGGATGTGCTCACTGACATTCTACTCCAAGTCGGAGATGCAGATCCACTCCAAGTCACACACCGAGACCAAGCCCCACAAGTGCCCACATTGCTCCAAGACCTTCGCCAACAGCTCCTACCTGGCCCAGCACATCCGTATACACTCAGGGGCTAAGCCCTACAGTTGTAACTTCTGTGAGAAATCCTTCCGCCAGCTCTCCCACCTTCAGCAGCACACCCG AATCCACACTGGTGATAGACCATACAAATGTGCACACCCAGGCTGTGAGAAAGCCTTCACACAACTCTCCAATCTGCAG TCCCACAGACGGCAACACAACAAAGATAAACCCTTCAAGTGCCACAACTGTCATCGGGCGTACACGGATGCAGCCTCACTGGAGGTGCACCTGTCTACGCACACAGTGAAGCATGCCAAGGTGTACACCTGCACCATCTGCAGTCGGGCATACACATCA GAAACATACCTTATGAAACATATGCGCAAACACAACCCTCCTGATCTTCAGCAACAAGTGCaggcagcagcggcggcggcagcagtGGCCCAGGCCCAGGCGCAGGCCCAGGCTCAAGCTCAAGCGCAAGCCCAGGCTCAGGCTCAGgctcaggcccaggcccaggcccaggcccaggcctccCAGGcatcacagcagcagcagcagcagcagcaacagccaCCACCACACTTCCAGTCTCCTGGGGCAGCCCcccagggtgggggtggtggggacagCAACCCCAACCCTCCACCCCAGTGTTCCTTTGACCTGACCCCCTATAAGACGGCGGAGCATCATAAGGACATCTGCCTCACTGTCACCACCAGCACCATCCAGGTGGAGCACCTGGCCAGCTCTTAG
- the ZNF384 gene encoding zinc finger protein 384 isoform X2 gives MEESHFNSNPYFWPSIPTVSGQIENTMFINKMKDQLLPEKGCGLAPPHYPTLLTVPASVSLPSGISMDTESKSDQLTPHSQASVTQNITVVPVPSTGLMTAGPGLVITSPSGSLVTTASSAQTFPISAPMIVSALPPGSQALQVVPDLSKKVASTLTEEGGGGGGGGGSVAPKPPRGRKKKRMLESGLPEMNDPYVLSPEDDDDHQKDGKTYRSEGNCGTGNGQSLGLMDSVPGSTTNLLCDPGCRMCSLTFYSKSEMQIHSKSHTETKPHKCPHCSKTFANSSYLAQHIRIHSGAKPYSCNFCEKSFRQLSHLQQHTRIHSKMHTETIKPHKCPHCSKTFANTSYLAQHLRIHSGAKPYNCSYCQKAFRQLSHLQQHTRIHTGDRPYKCAHPGCEKAFTQLSNLQSHRRQHNKDKPFKCHNCHRAYTDAASLEVHLSTHTVKHAKVYTCTICSRAYTSETYLMKHMRKHNPPDLQQQVQAAAAAAAVAQAQAQAQAQAQAQAQAQAQAQAQAQAQAQASQASQQQQQQQQQPPPHFQSPGAAPQGGGGGDSNPNPPPQCSFDLTPYKTAEHHKDICLTVTTSTIQVEHLASS, from the exons ATGGAAGAATCTCACTTCAATTCTAACCCATACTTCTGGCCTTCTATCCCCACAGTCTCAGGTCAG aTTGAGAACACAATGTTCATCAACAAGATGAAGGATCAGCTGTTGCCAGAGAAGGGCTGTGGTCTGGCTCCACCTCACTACCCCACCTTGCTGACAGtgcctgcctcagtgtccctgcCCTCGGGCATCAGTATGGACACAGAGTCCAAGTCAGACCAGCTGACCCCACACAGCCAAGCATCCGTTACCCAGAATATCACGGTGGTCCCTGTGCCGTCTACAGGACTGATGACTGCTG GTCCGGGTTTGGTAATCACGTCCCCCTCAGGCTCTCTTGTGACCACAGCATCATCAGCTCAGACCTTCCCCATTTCGGCTCCCATGATTGTCTCAGCTCTTCCCCCTGGCTCACAAGCCCTGCAGGTTGTCCCTGACCTCTCCAAGAAGGTAGCATCGACCCTAACCGaggaaggaggtggaggtggtggtggaggtggcagtgtgGCTCCTAAGCCGCCCCGGGGCCGGAAGAAGAAGCGGATGCTGGAATCAGGGCTGCCTGAGATGAACGACCCTTATGTCCTCTCCCCTGAGGATGATGATGACCATCAGAAAGACGGCAAGACCTACAG GAGCGAAGGGAACTGCGGCACAGGAAATGGACAGAGCCTTGGGCTCATGGATTCAGTTCCCGGCTCCACCACGaatttgctgtgtgaccctgg GTGCCGGATGTGCTCACTGACATTCTACTCCAAGTCGGAGATGCAGATCCACTCCAAGTCACACACCGAGACCAAGCCCCACAAGTGCCCACATTGCTCCAAGACCTTCGCCAACAGCTCCTACCTGGCCCAGCACATCCGTATACACTCAGGGGCTAAGCCCTACAGTTGTAACTTCTGTGAGAAATCCTTCCGCCAGCTCTCCCACCTTCAGCAGCACACCCG GATCCACTCCAAGATGCACACGGAGACCATCAAGCCCCACAAGTGCCCGCACTGCTCCAAGACCTTCGCCAACACCTCCTACCTGGCCCAGCACCTCCGTATCCACTCGGGGGCCAAGCCCTACAACTGTTCCTACTGCCAGAAGGCCTTCCGCCAGCTCTCCCACCTCCAGCAGCACACACG AATCCACACTGGTGATAGACCATACAAATGTGCACACCCAGGCTGTGAGAAAGCCTTCACACAACTCTCCAATCTGCAG TCCCACAGACGGCAACACAACAAAGATAAACCCTTCAAGTGCCACAACTGTCATCGGGCGTACACGGATGCAGCCTCACTGGAGGTGCACCTGTCTACGCACACAGTGAAGCATGCCAAGGTGTACACCTGCACCATCTGCAGTCGGGCATACACATCA GAAACATACCTTATGAAACATATGCGCAAACACAACCCTCCTGATCTTCAGCAACAAGTGCaggcagcagcggcggcggcagcagtGGCCCAGGCCCAGGCGCAGGCCCAGGCTCAAGCTCAAGCGCAAGCCCAGGCTCAGGCTCAGgctcaggcccaggcccaggcccaggcccaggcctccCAGGcatcacagcagcagcagcagcagcagcaacagccaCCACCACACTTCCAGTCTCCTGGGGCAGCCCcccagggtgggggtggtggggacagCAACCCCAACCCTCCACCCCAGTGTTCCTTTGACCTGACCCCCTATAAGACGGCGGAGCATCATAAGGACATCTGCCTCACTGTCACCACCAGCACCATCCAGGTGGAGCACCTGGCCAGCTCTTAG
- the ZNF384 gene encoding zinc finger protein 384 isoform X9, with protein MEESHFNSNPYFWPSIPTVSGQIENTMFINKMKDQLLPEKGCGLAPPHYPTLLTVPASVSLPSGISMDTESKSDQLTPHSQASVTQNITVVPVPSTGLMTAGVSCSQRWRREGSQSRGPGLVITSPSGSLVTTASSAQTFPISAPMIVSALPPGSQALQVVPDLSKKVASTLTEEGGGGGGGGGSVAPKPPRGRKKKRMLESGLPEMNDPYVLSPEDDDDHQKDGKTYRSEGNCGTGNGQSLGLMDSVPGSTTNLLCDPGCRMCSLTFYSKSEMQIHSKSHTETKPHKCPHCSKTFANSSYLAQHIRIHSGAKPYSCNFCEKSFRQLSHLQQHTRIHSKMHTETIKPHKCPHCSKTFANTSYLAQHLRIHSGAKPYNCSYCQKAFRQLSHLQQHTRIHTGDRPYKCAHPGCEKAFTQLSNLQIWLGAVAHTCNLNTLGGRGGRIT; from the exons ATGGAAGAATCTCACTTCAATTCTAACCCATACTTCTGGCCTTCTATCCCCACAGTCTCAGGTCAG aTTGAGAACACAATGTTCATCAACAAGATGAAGGATCAGCTGTTGCCAGAGAAGGGCTGTGGTCTGGCTCCACCTCACTACCCCACCTTGCTGACAGtgcctgcctcagtgtccctgcCCTCGGGCATCAGTATGGACACAGAGTCCAAGTCAGACCAGCTGACCCCACACAGCCAAGCATCCGTTACCCAGAATATCACGGTGGTCCCTGTGCCGTCTACAGGACTGATGACTGCTG GAGTCTCCTGTTCTCAGAggtggagaagagaagggagtCAATCAAGGG GTCCGGGTTTGGTAATCACGTCCCCCTCAGGCTCTCTTGTGACCACAGCATCATCAGCTCAGACCTTCCCCATTTCGGCTCCCATGATTGTCTCAGCTCTTCCCCCTGGCTCACAAGCCCTGCAGGTTGTCCCTGACCTCTCCAAGAAGGTAGCATCGACCCTAACCGaggaaggaggtggaggtggtggtggaggtggcagtgtgGCTCCTAAGCCGCCCCGGGGCCGGAAGAAGAAGCGGATGCTGGAATCAGGGCTGCCTGAGATGAACGACCCTTATGTCCTCTCCCCTGAGGATGATGATGACCATCAGAAAGACGGCAAGACCTACAG GAGCGAAGGGAACTGCGGCACAGGAAATGGACAGAGCCTTGGGCTCATGGATTCAGTTCCCGGCTCCACCACGaatttgctgtgtgaccctgg GTGCCGGATGTGCTCACTGACATTCTACTCCAAGTCGGAGATGCAGATCCACTCCAAGTCACACACCGAGACCAAGCCCCACAAGTGCCCACATTGCTCCAAGACCTTCGCCAACAGCTCCTACCTGGCCCAGCACATCCGTATACACTCAGGGGCTAAGCCCTACAGTTGTAACTTCTGTGAGAAATCCTTCCGCCAGCTCTCCCACCTTCAGCAGCACACCCG GATCCACTCCAAGATGCACACGGAGACCATCAAGCCCCACAAGTGCCCGCACTGCTCCAAGACCTTCGCCAACACCTCCTACCTGGCCCAGCACCTCCGTATCCACTCGGGGGCCAAGCCCTACAACTGTTCCTACTGCCAGAAGGCCTTCCGCCAGCTCTCCCACCTCCAGCAGCACACACG AATCCACACTGGTGATAGACCATACAAATGTGCACACCCAGGCTGTGAGAAAGCCTTCACACAACTCTCCAATCTGCAG atttggctgggcgcagtggctcacacctgcaatctcaacactttgggaggccgaggcgggcggatcacctga
- the ZNF384 gene encoding zinc finger protein 384 isoform X10, which translates to MEESHFNSNPYFWPSIPTVSGQIENTMFINKMKDQLLPEKGCGLAPPHYPTLLTVPASVSLPSGISMDTESKSDQLTPHSQASVTQNITVVPVPSTGLMTAGVSCSQRWRREGSQSRGPGLVITSPSGSLVTTASSAQTFPISAPMIVSALPPGSQALQVVPDLSKKVASTLTEEGGGGGGGGGSVAPKPPRGRKKKRMLESGLPEMNDPYVLSPEDDDDHQKDGKTYRSEGNCGTGNGQSLGLMDSVPGSTTNLLCDPGCRMCSLTFYSKSEMQIHSKSHTETKPHKCPHCSKTFANSSYLAQHIRIHSGAKPYSCNFCEKSFRQLSHLQQHTRIHTGDRPYKCAHPGCEKAFTQLSNLQIWLGAVAHTCNLNTLGGRGGRIT; encoded by the exons ATGGAAGAATCTCACTTCAATTCTAACCCATACTTCTGGCCTTCTATCCCCACAGTCTCAGGTCAG aTTGAGAACACAATGTTCATCAACAAGATGAAGGATCAGCTGTTGCCAGAGAAGGGCTGTGGTCTGGCTCCACCTCACTACCCCACCTTGCTGACAGtgcctgcctcagtgtccctgcCCTCGGGCATCAGTATGGACACAGAGTCCAAGTCAGACCAGCTGACCCCACACAGCCAAGCATCCGTTACCCAGAATATCACGGTGGTCCCTGTGCCGTCTACAGGACTGATGACTGCTG GAGTCTCCTGTTCTCAGAggtggagaagagaagggagtCAATCAAGGG GTCCGGGTTTGGTAATCACGTCCCCCTCAGGCTCTCTTGTGACCACAGCATCATCAGCTCAGACCTTCCCCATTTCGGCTCCCATGATTGTCTCAGCTCTTCCCCCTGGCTCACAAGCCCTGCAGGTTGTCCCTGACCTCTCCAAGAAGGTAGCATCGACCCTAACCGaggaaggaggtggaggtggtggtggaggtggcagtgtgGCTCCTAAGCCGCCCCGGGGCCGGAAGAAGAAGCGGATGCTGGAATCAGGGCTGCCTGAGATGAACGACCCTTATGTCCTCTCCCCTGAGGATGATGATGACCATCAGAAAGACGGCAAGACCTACAG GAGCGAAGGGAACTGCGGCACAGGAAATGGACAGAGCCTTGGGCTCATGGATTCAGTTCCCGGCTCCACCACGaatttgctgtgtgaccctgg GTGCCGGATGTGCTCACTGACATTCTACTCCAAGTCGGAGATGCAGATCCACTCCAAGTCACACACCGAGACCAAGCCCCACAAGTGCCCACATTGCTCCAAGACCTTCGCCAACAGCTCCTACCTGGCCCAGCACATCCGTATACACTCAGGGGCTAAGCCCTACAGTTGTAACTTCTGTGAGAAATCCTTCCGCCAGCTCTCCCACCTTCAGCAGCACACCCG AATCCACACTGGTGATAGACCATACAAATGTGCACACCCAGGCTGTGAGAAAGCCTTCACACAACTCTCCAATCTGCAG atttggctgggcgcagtggctcacacctgcaatctcaacactttgggaggccgaggcgggcggatcacctga